The Prochlorococcus sp. MIT 0801 genomic sequence ATTCATCCCAAATATCATCTTCTGGCCAGTCGGGATATTTGAGAATAGAAGTTTTTGATAAAACTGCTTGACAATTACTGGCTTGGCAAATTCCTCTAATTGATTCAATTAGTCCATCGCTGCTATCAGTTCCTGCGGCTCTCCAACTCGTTGATTGAGGTTTACAAGCTATTAATGCTTTGAGTGCTTTTAATGCAGGATAGGGGCGTTTGTGTGCTTTGACAGCCTTATTAATCAGCTCAGGACTTAGGTGGGATTCACTTGGCAGTTTCTCGGATGTTAAAAGGGCCAATCCTAGCCTACTTAATCCATGGAATCCAGTGCTAACAATGTAATCTCCAGGTAAAGCATTTCCTCTATGTAGTCTGGGTAGATTCATTTCTCCAATTGCTGTAATTGAAATCATTTTTGTTTCTCCGCATGAGCAATCTCCACCGATTATTTCTCCTCCAAATTCTTGCATTGCTTCCCACATTCCTTCATATAGATTCTCAACCCATTTCCAATCTGTGTTTGGCGGCAAAACAAGCCCAACAGTAAAGGAAATTATATTTTCTGAGCCGCTGCAAATAAGATCAGAAATATTTGTGGTAATACATTTCCAGCCAATATCTTTAGCATTAGATATTTCATCTGAAAAATGAATTTTTTCTACAAGTAAATCAGTATTAATTAATAAACTTTTATTTTTTGTATTTATTTCTGCGACATCATCATCTATTTGTCCGCAGCGCATAAACTTTTTTAAACGATTTAGTAATTCTATTTCACCTAAATCTTTAATTGTAGTTGTCACTTTGTTTCAAATTTAAGCTTTAAGTTTTAGATTTTCTGAACCATTTAATACTGTAATCGAGATAATTTTATCATCTACTCCAAGTTTATTTAATATTTCTGAACCTTCTATGACGTAGCCAAAAGCTGCGTTTCTTCCATCAATAAGATTACGTCCAGCTGGATTTAATTCAGCTTCATATAAGAAGAAGAAAAACTGCGATGAACCATCATTTAAATCTGTATCAGAGTGAGCCCAGCCAAGTGTTCCTAAAGTTGCAAATGGAAGAACTGGGGTCTCAGTGTAAAGACCAACGTCTTCAAAAGTTTCTCCATAAAGTGTATCTTCCAAACTAGAAGTTCTTATTTCTAATGGAACTCTTCGCAACTCATTATTATCAGGGTCTATATATCCAATTGTTTCTCCTTTAGGATCCCCAGTTTGAAGAATAAAAAACTCTTCAGCCCTATTGATTGGTAAACCATCGTAAAAACCTTTCATTGAAAGATCTATAAACGCACCAGCTGTAAGCGGAGCATTGTAACCATCAATAATTGCATTCATATTTCCTTTTGATGTTTTAATTTCTACATTTGCTCTACCTAAAAGTCTTGGTAGATTATTGTATTCACTGGGTATTTTATATGGGAAATTTTTTGTAATAAGAAGAGATTCTATATCATCAATTGTTTTTAAGCTTTGACGCCTTACGTCAAGAAATGAGACTTTATTTTTTTCGTTCGCTATTTGACCTAACTCATCAAGCTCTTTTTTCAAATTAGAAAGTAGATTAGCCGCATTTTCTCTATTTTCCTCTGGCATTGAATCAAGAATTTGATTTTTTTTGTTACTGACTAGGAATTGACTTCTTGAAGTGGCTTTGCTGATAGCTGACCATCTACTTCCTCGAAGATCTTCACTGGTATCTTCTAGTTTGTTTTGTAATTCACGTAATTCTTTTTGGTCAATCGGTAAAGAATTTCTTAATATTGCGTATGGATCTTTCAATCGATTACCATTTGGAAGGCTTGCAACAGCAGGGTCAATCCATGGAGAGCTTAAAGAAAACAGGATTGTTATCAGGGCAAGAATGCAAATCTTTTTCGCCATGTTAATTCTATGTTTTGCATGACTTTGGCACAGACTTATGATCGATTGGTATCTTTTGTGTGAATGATTTCAAGTAACGACTTTCGCACTGGCACTACGATCGAGTTAGACGGTGCAGTTTGGCGTGTTATTGAATTTCTACA encodes the following:
- the thiL gene encoding thiamine-phosphate kinase, whose protein sequence is MTTTIKDLGEIELLNRLKKFMRCGQIDDDVAEINTKNKSLLINTDLLVEKIHFSDEISNAKDIGWKCITTNISDLICSGSENIISFTVGLVLPPNTDWKWVENLYEGMWEAMQEFGGEIIGGDCSCGETKMISITAIGEMNLPRLHRGNALPGDYIVSTGFHGLSRLGLALLTSEKLPSESHLSPELINKAVKAHKRPYPALKALKALIACKPQSTSWRAAGTDSSDGLIESIRGICQASNCQAVLSKTSILKYPDWPEDDIWDEWILNGGEDYELILSLPKEWAKSLSNKLKHAKIIGFIKKGKPNIFWDNLEQTKIDQSSRFRHF
- a CDS encoding peptidylprolyl isomerase, translated to MAKKICILALITILFSLSSPWIDPAVASLPNGNRLKDPYAILRNSLPIDQKELRELQNKLEDTSEDLRGSRWSAISKATSRSQFLVSNKKNQILDSMPEENRENAANLLSNLKKELDELGQIANEKNKVSFLDVRRQSLKTIDDIESLLITKNFPYKIPSEYNNLPRLLGRANVEIKTSKGNMNAIIDGYNAPLTAGAFIDLSMKGFYDGLPINRAEEFFILQTGDPKGETIGYIDPDNNELRRVPLEIRTSSLEDTLYGETFEDVGLYTETPVLPFATLGTLGWAHSDTDLNDGSSQFFFFLYEAELNPAGRNLIDGRNAAFGYVIEGSEILNKLGVDDKIISITVLNGSENLKLKA